In one Rhodoligotrophos defluvii genomic region, the following are encoded:
- a CDS encoding ABC transporter substrate-binding protein, with the protein MKFSQFQYFGVPLFAASVLVNASTIPAFAESDIQTVRIGWCTQTLNVTAAPLAIAEKMGWFEEGGVKVHLVPLPGSADCARNVATGEIDAAVAAPEPIAVLRTQGVDLKVFYTAYRRNIFGLAVPQSSDIQTYNDLRGKKIGVTSMSSVGVIIARSVAADAGLNPDSDIRIVVSGEPAQSASLLRSGEVAALSQWDTNYLLVERAGVPMRRIEDQQIASFPSNSLVALQSTFEKKSKELAAVARGYAMGTVFAIENPAAASEIMYELHPDIRPTGLDPETVRAIDMKTLAERARVWALEDGQRWGESNPEIYQRYVEWLQKWGIVKGEVKATDMISNEFLDEINNFDPSEVKQTAAEY; encoded by the coding sequence ATGAAATTCTCGCAATTCCAATATTTCGGCGTCCCCCTCTTCGCTGCCAGCGTGCTGGTGAACGCCTCAACAATCCCGGCTTTTGCCGAAAGCGATATTCAAACGGTCCGTATAGGGTGGTGCACTCAAACGCTGAATGTGACCGCGGCTCCCCTGGCGATCGCGGAGAAAATGGGCTGGTTTGAGGAAGGAGGGGTCAAGGTCCACCTCGTACCTCTTCCCGGCTCGGCAGACTGCGCGCGAAATGTGGCAACGGGCGAAATAGATGCTGCTGTGGCGGCCCCTGAGCCCATTGCAGTGCTCCGGACCCAAGGCGTCGATCTGAAGGTGTTTTACACCGCCTATCGCCGTAACATCTTTGGCCTTGCTGTTCCTCAAAGCAGTGACATACAGACTTATAATGATCTCCGCGGCAAGAAGATAGGTGTCACCTCGATGAGTTCAGTCGGCGTGATCATTGCTCGCTCGGTAGCTGCGGACGCTGGTCTGAACCCTGACAGCGATATAAGGATAGTCGTATCCGGGGAGCCTGCGCAGAGCGCTTCCCTGCTCCGGTCAGGTGAGGTGGCGGCGCTCAGCCAGTGGGATACCAACTATCTGCTCGTCGAGCGCGCAGGAGTGCCCATGCGCAGGATTGAGGACCAGCAGATTGCATCCTTCCCGTCCAATAGCCTCGTTGCGCTCCAATCCACCTTCGAGAAGAAGAGCAAAGAGCTTGCGGCCGTTGCGAGGGGATATGCGATGGGCACCGTATTTGCGATCGAGAACCCGGCTGCGGCTAGCGAAATTATGTACGAGCTTCATCCCGATATCCGGCCGACCGGACTTGACCCGGAAACCGTGCGGGCGATCGATATGAAGACCTTGGCCGAACGTGCGAGGGTATGGGCGCTGGAAGATGGTCAAAGGTGGGGTGAGAGCAACCCTGAAATCTATCAGCGGTATGTTGAATGGCTTCAAAAATGGGGCATCGTAAAGGGTGAAGTGAAGGCAACGGACATGATAAGCAACGAGTTCTTGGATGAAATCAATAACTTTGATCCATCCGAGGTCAAGCAGACCGCAGCCGAGTACTGA
- a CDS encoding putative 2-aminoethylphosphonate ABC transporter substrate-binding protein — protein sequence MAVALSAIAHWSVAAAQDRTKLTVYTALDNDQLAAFESAAEAANPGIDITWLREGTGVLTSRVLAERENPQADVIWGLAATSLIFLESENLLEPYEPTNASALVPLFQDQKEPKTWVGMDAYLSVICFNPIEAAKKNIPAPKTWQDLLDPVYKNEVVMPNPASSGAGYLTVAAWLQLMGEEKGWQYMDGLHKNIAVYTHSGSASCVQAARGERVVGIGFDMRAAAEKTKGAPIEIIIPEEGAGWELEATAIVRGTDHLEAAKQLVDWSVTREANELYSRYYAIVAHPEVSNAPPNYPANAKEKMIKNDLEWSAANLKRVTEEWTKRYDGKSAPK from the coding sequence ATGGCGGTCGCGCTTTCGGCGATCGCGCACTGGTCAGTCGCGGCTGCCCAGGATCGCACGAAGCTTACCGTCTACACAGCGTTGGACAATGACCAGCTGGCAGCGTTCGAAAGTGCCGCCGAAGCCGCAAACCCCGGCATCGACATCACCTGGCTGCGCGAGGGAACAGGTGTCCTCACCTCGCGTGTCCTTGCCGAAAGAGAGAACCCTCAGGCCGACGTGATCTGGGGCTTAGCCGCTACCAGCTTGATCTTCTTGGAATCGGAGAACCTGCTGGAGCCGTACGAGCCGACCAACGCTTCTGCGCTAGTCCCGCTTTTCCAAGATCAGAAAGAACCGAAGACGTGGGTCGGTATGGATGCATATCTCTCTGTAATCTGCTTCAATCCGATCGAGGCCGCAAAGAAGAACATCCCGGCGCCGAAGACTTGGCAGGATTTGCTGGATCCGGTGTACAAAAACGAGGTCGTCATGCCCAATCCGGCATCCTCGGGTGCGGGCTATCTGACCGTTGCCGCTTGGCTGCAGCTGATGGGAGAGGAGAAAGGCTGGCAGTACATGGACGGGCTCCACAAGAATATCGCCGTGTACACCCATTCAGGCTCCGCATCCTGCGTGCAGGCTGCCCGCGGTGAGCGCGTCGTAGGAATCGGCTTCGACATGCGGGCTGCAGCCGAGAAGACCAAGGGAGCTCCGATCGAGATCATCATCCCCGAGGAAGGTGCCGGATGGGAGTTGGAGGCCACTGCCATTGTACGCGGCACGGATCATCTAGAGGCCGCGAAGCAGCTTGTAGACTGGTCGGTAACGCGGGAGGCGAACGAGCTCTATTCCCGGTATTACGCGATCGTCGCCCATCCGGAGGTAAGCAATGCTCCTCCCAACTACCCGGCAAATGCCAAGGAAAAGATGATCAAGAACGACCTCGAATGGTCTGCCGCGAACCTTAAGCGTGTAACGGAAGAATGGACCAAGCGCTATGACGGGAAATCTGCTCCCAAATAG
- a CDS encoding putative 2-aminoethylphosphonate ABC transporter ATP-binding protein encodes MRLQRKAFTALPDQPQTGPCLKVERVTKRFGTFVALKDISFSVASGEFVCLLGPSGCGKTTLLRTIAGLESQSDGRIEQYGRDVSLLPAAQRDFGIVFQSYALFPNLTVFQNIAYGLVARRQPADRIKKRVGELLDLIGLQDESGKYPGQISGGQQQRVALARAIAAWPGLLLLDEPLSALDAQVRVSLREELRMLQQRVGIPTIMVTHDQEEALALADRVILMNRGHIEQIGTPPEVYNNPASEFVARFVGASTSLPGILTTDGRVRVGNAEFSAAAEDRLSHGDAVTVCIRPEYVTVTSANAYPGQLAVSVRSKTFMGSHWRLELRLVDAPEFSLKADIADDLQRKLALEIGSQAWIFVDPDRVRVFPRTAK; translated from the coding sequence ATGCGTCTACAGAGAAAGGCGTTCACAGCGCTCCCGGATCAACCCCAGACCGGCCCATGCCTGAAAGTAGAGAGGGTTACGAAGCGCTTCGGCACATTTGTCGCCCTCAAAGACATTTCGTTCTCCGTTGCCTCGGGTGAATTTGTCTGCCTGCTTGGTCCCTCGGGTTGCGGTAAGACGACACTTCTTCGCACCATCGCCGGTTTGGAGTCTCAATCCGATGGTCGTATTGAGCAGTATGGCAGGGACGTGTCGCTCCTCCCGGCTGCCCAGCGGGACTTCGGCATCGTCTTCCAGTCCTACGCGCTCTTTCCGAACCTCACCGTCTTTCAAAACATCGCCTACGGTCTGGTCGCTCGGCGTCAGCCCGCCGACCGCATCAAAAAGCGCGTCGGTGAACTGTTGGACCTGATCGGTCTGCAGGACGAAAGCGGCAAGTATCCTGGTCAGATTTCCGGCGGTCAGCAGCAGCGCGTTGCATTGGCCAGAGCAATCGCGGCTTGGCCCGGCCTGCTCCTGCTGGATGAGCCCTTGTCGGCGCTGGACGCGCAGGTTCGGGTGAGCTTGCGCGAGGAATTGCGGATGCTCCAACAGCGTGTGGGTATTCCAACCATCATGGTCACGCACGATCAGGAGGAAGCGTTGGCCTTGGCGGACCGGGTGATTCTGATGAACCGGGGTCACATCGAGCAGATCGGTACACCGCCGGAAGTCTACAACAACCCCGCTAGCGAGTTCGTTGCACGGTTCGTCGGTGCTTCCACGTCTTTGCCCGGAATACTGACCACAGATGGCCGGGTGAGGGTCGGAAACGCAGAATTCTCCGCCGCCGCTGAAGATCGGCTGAGCCACGGAGACGCTGTCACAGTATGCATTCGGCCTGAGTATGTCACTGTCACATCAGCCAATGCCTACCCTGGCCAACTTGCTGTGTCCGTCAGGAGCAAAACCTTCATGGGCAGTCACTGGCGTCTGGAGCTTCGACTCGTCGATGCACCGGAGTTCAGCCTGAAGGCGGATATTGCGGATGATTTGCAACGAAAGCTCGCCCTTGAAATCGGCAGCCAGGCCTGGATTTTCGTCGATCCTGACCGTGTTCGCGTTTTCCCCAGGACCGCGAAATGA
- a CDS encoding putative 2-aminoethylphosphonate ABC transporter permease subunit, producing MSLQSEANHGLISPKTAYVIDRAFWIGICLLAILLFAIFLIFPLVSVFSRSLQDASGEFVGIANYLEYFRNETLRVSLLNTIFVAGATAIICVPLAFFFAYSVTHTKMPGRRIFQSAAMLPLFAPSFLPAMSLIYLFGNQGLIGNWVFAGDIYGPAGIIVADIFFCFPHAVLILSVSLGLSDGRLYEASEALRASKWTTFRRVTLPSCRYGLLSSFFVVFTLVTTDFGIPKIIGGNYSVLSTEIYKQVVGQHNFQMGAVVGFLLLAPAVIAFSLDQALQRRHVALFSTRSVPYVPKPTALDGVALVYCSAIAAFIVCLIAVTAWGSLVTYWPYNLSLSWANYNFKNFDVSGWSPFFNSLQLAAIVAISGSLTALLSAYVAEKISGLQPARFIIRALGMLPVAVPGLVLGLGYVLFFNSPSNPLSFLVGSFALMALNTIIHFFTVPYLTALSSLRQLDREFEMVSDSLRATRLMTFWRVTLPMCGSMLLEIFVFYFINAMTTVTAVVFLYTPETRTAAIAAINMDDSGMPSVAMAMGMLILVTSLLVKVAQIFFDSFQVRHSGRWRQRL from the coding sequence ATGAGCCTGCAAAGCGAAGCCAACCACGGGCTGATATCCCCGAAGACCGCGTATGTGATCGATCGCGCATTTTGGATCGGCATCTGCCTTCTCGCGATCCTACTCTTTGCGATTTTCCTGATCTTCCCGCTGGTATCGGTATTTTCTCGGAGCCTGCAGGATGCGTCTGGCGAGTTTGTCGGCATTGCCAATTACCTTGAGTATTTCCGCAATGAGACGCTGCGTGTGTCGCTTCTCAACACAATATTTGTGGCCGGCGCTACCGCCATCATCTGTGTTCCTCTGGCGTTCTTTTTCGCATATTCGGTGACCCACACCAAAATGCCGGGGCGCCGTATTTTCCAATCAGCGGCAATGCTTCCGCTATTTGCGCCGTCATTTCTTCCTGCCATGTCTCTCATCTATTTATTCGGCAATCAGGGACTTATAGGAAACTGGGTGTTCGCAGGAGATATCTACGGTCCAGCCGGGATCATCGTCGCTGATATATTCTTCTGTTTTCCGCACGCCGTCCTCATCCTCTCTGTGTCTCTAGGTCTGAGCGACGGGCGACTCTACGAAGCTTCGGAGGCCCTTCGCGCGTCGAAATGGACCACGTTCAGACGTGTCACACTGCCGTCCTGCCGATACGGGCTGCTGAGCTCCTTTTTCGTGGTATTTACGCTCGTCACGACGGACTTCGGCATACCTAAGATTATCGGAGGCAACTATTCCGTCCTGTCGACCGAGATATACAAGCAGGTCGTGGGACAGCATAACTTCCAGATGGGGGCAGTTGTAGGTTTCCTGTTGCTTGCGCCTGCCGTGATTGCGTTCAGTCTCGACCAGGCTCTGCAACGCAGGCACGTGGCATTGTTCTCTACTCGCTCTGTTCCCTATGTGCCCAAGCCGACAGCGTTGGACGGGGTAGCGCTGGTCTACTGCTCTGCCATAGCGGCCTTCATCGTCTGCCTGATTGCCGTAACAGCTTGGGGCTCCCTGGTCACCTACTGGCCCTATAACCTGTCGCTTTCCTGGGCGAACTATAACTTCAAGAATTTCGATGTCTCTGGCTGGTCGCCATTCTTCAATTCACTTCAGTTGGCAGCCATCGTGGCCATCAGCGGGAGCTTGACAGCTTTGCTCAGCGCTTATGTGGCAGAGAAGATATCTGGGCTACAACCGGCACGCTTCATCATCCGTGCTCTCGGCATGTTGCCCGTCGCCGTTCCCGGTCTCGTTCTCGGATTGGGCTATGTCTTGTTTTTCAACAGCCCTTCGAACCCGCTCTCTTTTTTAGTGGGGTCCTTTGCGCTCATGGCGCTGAACACAATCATTCACTTCTTTACCGTCCCCTATCTGACCGCCCTCTCATCGCTGCGGCAGCTGGATCGGGAGTTCGAGATGGTCTCGGATTCGTTGCGCGCCACCAGACTGATGACGTTCTGGCGGGTGACGCTGCCCATGTGCGGGTCCATGCTCCTCGAAATATTTGTTTTCTATTTTATCAACGCGATGACCACGGTAACCGCCGTCGTGTTCCTATACACCCCTGAGACACGCACCGCTGCGATCGCCGCCATCAACATGGATGACTCCGGCATGCCGTCCGTGGCTATGGCGATGGGCATGCTGATATTGGTCACGTCGCTGCTCGTCAAGGTAGCGCAGATCTTCTTCGACAGCTTTCAAGTTCGACATTCTGGTAGATGGCGGCAGAGGCTCTGA
- the leuB gene encoding 3-isopropylmalate dehydrogenase, which translates to MKIAVLPGDGIGPEVTRQAVKVLKSIARRGHAFDMQEALIGGCAYDAAGHPLPAETLSLAREADSILFGAEGGFHYESLPRGLRPGDALLTLRRELDLFANFRPIVSAPALIEASNFKREVVEGLDLVLLRELTSDLYFGEPRGIEKALDGERYGINTMRYSESEIRRIAHVAFRTARERRRKVCSVDKANVLETMELWREIMTETGQEYPDVELTHLYIDAAAMELIRNPRQFDVIVTANLFGDILSDEASMLVGSIGMLPSASLSADGKGLYEPVHGCAPDIAGKDIANPLAAILSAAMMLRQSFKLDEEAARIEKAVDTVLRDGARTADIFWPGCVLVGTEEMGDRVVAALP; encoded by the coding sequence ATGAAGATAGCAGTCCTGCCGGGGGACGGTATCGGCCCCGAAGTCACGCGTCAGGCCGTGAAGGTTCTGAAGTCCATTGCCAGGCGGGGCCATGCGTTCGACATGCAGGAAGCTCTCATCGGCGGTTGCGCCTATGATGCGGCCGGCCATCCCCTGCCAGCCGAGACGCTCTCTCTGGCCCGGGAGGCCGACTCCATACTGTTCGGTGCAGAAGGCGGATTCCACTACGAATCGCTGCCGCGCGGCCTTCGGCCAGGTGACGCCCTGCTGACGCTCAGGCGCGAACTCGATCTCTTCGCGAATTTCCGCCCGATCGTCTCTGCGCCGGCGCTGATCGAGGCTTCCAACTTCAAGCGTGAAGTCGTGGAAGGGTTAGACCTCGTCCTTCTCCGCGAATTGACCAGCGACCTCTATTTCGGCGAGCCGCGCGGCATCGAGAAGGCGCTCGACGGCGAGCGCTACGGCATCAACACAATGCGCTACTCGGAAAGCGAGATCCGACGCATAGCGCATGTCGCATTCCGTACTGCCCGCGAGCGCCGCCGGAAGGTCTGCTCGGTCGACAAAGCCAATGTACTTGAGACGATGGAACTGTGGCGCGAGATCATGACCGAAACCGGCCAGGAATATCCCGATGTCGAGCTTACGCATCTCTATATCGATGCGGCCGCCATGGAATTGATCCGCAATCCGCGCCAATTCGACGTGATCGTTACGGCGAATCTGTTCGGTGACATTCTCTCCGATGAGGCTTCGATGCTGGTCGGCTCGATCGGAATGCTGCCCTCCGCTTCCTTGAGCGCCGACGGCAAGGGCCTCTACGAACCCGTCCACGGTTGTGCGCCAGACATCGCAGGGAAGGACATCGCAAACCCGCTGGCGGCGATCCTTTCAGCCGCGATGATGCTGCGCCAAAGTTTCAAGCTCGACGAGGAGGCCGCGCGGATCGAGAAGGCGGTCGACACGGTCCTGAGAGACGGGGCAAGGACCGCAGACATCTTCTGGCCTGGCTGCGTTCTCGTCGGGACCGAGGAGATGGGAGACCGTGTGGTGGCGGCGCTCCCCTGA
- the leuD gene encoding 3-isopropylmalate dehydratase small subunit, which yields MQTFRTLDAVAVPIAGIDIDTDQILPARFMHKKRENYGRYFFHDLRFDGDGTPRDDFILNKPAFRTAKIVVGDRNFGCGSSREQAVHALADFGIRCVIAPSFGDIFQTNCLKNGVLPVVLRDPVVREIREALEAQPGGHLTVDLESETVTDLAGSVHSFSTDPFARSCLLEGLDEIDYSLTLLHRIRAFEASKS from the coding sequence ATGCAGACATTCCGCACGCTGGATGCCGTGGCGGTTCCCATCGCCGGCATCGATATCGATACCGACCAGATCCTTCCCGCCCGCTTCATGCATAAGAAGCGGGAAAACTACGGCCGCTATTTCTTCCATGATCTGCGTTTTGACGGCGACGGCACCCCCCGAGACGACTTCATCCTCAACAAGCCCGCTTTTCGGACAGCGAAGATCGTCGTGGGTGATCGAAATTTCGGCTGCGGATCGTCGCGCGAACAGGCGGTGCATGCGCTGGCCGATTTTGGCATACGCTGCGTTATCGCACCTAGCTTCGGCGACATATTCCAGACCAATTGCCTCAAAAACGGCGTGCTGCCCGTTGTACTTCGCGACCCGGTGGTGCGCGAGATCAGGGAAGCGCTTGAAGCACAACCCGGCGGGCATCTGACCGTCGATCTCGAGAGCGAAACTGTGACCGACCTCGCCGGGTCGGTGCATTCGTTTTCCACCGATCCGTTTGCTCGGTCATGTCTTCTCGAGGGGCTGGACGAGATCGACTACTCCCTGACCCTACTCCATCGCATCCGCGCATTCGAAGCATCGAAATCGTAG
- the leuC gene encoding 3-isopropylmalate dehydratase large subunit, protein MFGKIWNRHKVYERPDGQTLLYIDRHYIGDDLPMDTFETLRRKGLKVRRPDLSFSIPDHYVSTRGRSLADTVDAERRASIEELLRFSADNGIRLFGLEDVRQGIVHVVGPEQGLSLPGMTIVCGDSHTSTHGALGALGFGIGAAEVSHVLATQTLWQRRPGTMRIRIEGETGLGVTSKDLIMAVIARIGVAGAARHVIEYAGSAVQALSIEARMTLCNMSIEAGARAGMIGPDDKTFAYLHGRPFAPSGAAWEHAVREWSTLASDEGAVFDRDIMMRADEIAPMVSWGTSPDDSGPITGCVPDPTTMDDPVKRRRLEKSLAYMGLKPGMPLEGIVVERVFIGSCTNGRIEDLRAASGIMRGKRTMVPTVVVPGSGMVKAQAEAEGLDRIFIDAGCDWRHAGCSMCLAINGDIVPSGERCASTTNRNFVGRQGPGARTHLMSPAMAAAAAVSGRLVDVRQMEIG, encoded by the coding sequence ATGTTCGGCAAGATCTGGAATCGTCACAAGGTTTACGAGCGGCCGGACGGCCAGACGCTGCTATATATCGACCGTCACTACATCGGTGACGACCTGCCGATGGACACGTTCGAGACCCTGCGCCGGAAGGGGTTGAAGGTCCGCCGACCGGATTTGAGCTTTTCGATCCCCGACCACTACGTCTCTACCAGGGGACGCAGTCTCGCCGATACAGTCGACGCGGAACGCCGGGCATCGATCGAGGAGCTTTTGCGTTTTTCGGCCGACAACGGGATTCGTCTCTTCGGGCTCGAAGATGTGCGCCAGGGCATCGTGCATGTGGTGGGTCCGGAGCAGGGATTGAGCCTTCCCGGCATGACGATCGTGTGTGGTGATAGCCACACATCAACGCATGGCGCGCTGGGCGCACTCGGCTTCGGCATCGGCGCCGCGGAGGTCAGCCATGTTCTGGCGACCCAAACCCTATGGCAACGCCGCCCCGGCACCATGCGTATCCGCATCGAAGGCGAGACCGGGCTCGGCGTTACGAGCAAGGATCTCATCATGGCGGTAATCGCGCGCATCGGGGTCGCGGGCGCCGCAAGACACGTCATCGAATATGCCGGCTCAGCGGTTCAGGCCCTCTCGATCGAGGCGCGCATGACGCTTTGTAACATGTCGATCGAGGCGGGCGCACGCGCGGGGATGATCGGTCCCGACGACAAGACGTTCGCCTATCTCCATGGCCGGCCGTTTGCCCCGTCGGGCGCGGCGTGGGAGCATGCCGTGCGTGAATGGTCAACCCTGGCTTCCGACGAAGGGGCCGTCTTCGATCGCGACATCATGATGCGGGCGGACGAGATCGCGCCGATGGTCTCGTGGGGGACGAGCCCGGATGATTCGGGGCCGATCACCGGGTGTGTGCCCGATCCCACAACGATGGACGATCCCGTGAAGCGCCGGCGGCTGGAAAAGAGCCTAGCCTATATGGGGCTGAAACCGGGCATGCCGCTGGAAGGAATAGTGGTCGAACGGGTGTTCATCGGCTCCTGCACGAATGGCCGCATAGAGGATCTGCGTGCAGCTTCGGGGATAATGCGCGGCAAGCGGACGATGGTGCCGACCGTGGTCGTCCCCGGTTCGGGCATGGTCAAGGCGCAGGCCGAGGCCGAGGGGCTGGATCGTATCTTCATCGACGCCGGTTGCGATTGGCGACATGCCGGGTGTTCGATGTGTCTCGCGATTAATGGGGATATTGTGCCGAGCGGGGAACGCTGCGCCTCGACGACTAATCGAAACTTCGTCGGCAGGCAGGGCCCGGGCGCGCGGACGCATCTGATGAGCCCGGCCATGGCGGCGGCCGCGGCCGTATCGGGCCGTCTCGTCGATGTGCGCCAGATGGAAATCGGTTGA
- a CDS encoding LysR substrate-binding domain-containing protein translates to MRNVADLEANLIDFSSGIRGHVRIWANESTLFGFIPERLESFTEAYPQVRIELQSNLSPFNVQAVRDNSADIGIFSGNLPTADLTVETCFEDKLMVIVPRGHPLEKSSVVRFADILRYEFVEQEPRSSIQTLLFRQASEQGSVMKSRVRVGGFDAVCRMVESRLGIGVIPSLLAERLAPVMDIAVIPLAESWATRIHKICVRAQDDLPVATRLLLRHLTSEPSPSSTTLPAC, encoded by the coding sequence ATGCGCAACGTCGCCGATCTCGAGGCCAACCTGATTGATTTCTCGTCCGGCATACGTGGACATGTCCGCATCTGGGCGAATGAGTCGACGCTTTTCGGCTTCATACCCGAACGGCTGGAAAGCTTCACCGAGGCCTACCCACAGGTGAGGATCGAACTGCAATCGAATCTCAGCCCCTTCAACGTGCAGGCTGTGCGCGATAACAGCGCCGATATCGGCATCTTTTCCGGAAACCTGCCGACGGCCGACCTTACCGTCGAGACCTGTTTCGAGGATAAGCTCATGGTGATCGTGCCGAGGGGCCATCCTCTGGAGAAATCGTCGGTGGTACGCTTTGCTGACATACTGCGCTACGAATTCGTCGAACAGGAGCCGCGCAGTTCGATCCAGACGCTTCTGTTCCGCCAGGCGAGTGAACAGGGGAGCGTTATGAAGTCGCGCGTGCGTGTGGGCGGCTTCGATGCGGTGTGCCGCATGGTGGAGTCGCGGCTGGGTATTGGGGTCATTCCGTCCCTTCTCGCCGAGAGATTGGCGCCCGTCATGGATATCGCCGTCATCCCGCTTGCGGAAAGCTGGGCGACGCGCATCCACAAGATCTGCGTGCGGGCGCAGGACGACCTGCCGGTGGCGACACGTTTGCTACTGCGCCATTTGACGAGTGAGCCGTCCCCATCGTCAACGACGTTGCCAGCTTGCTGA
- a CDS encoding helix-turn-helix domain-containing protein produces MVPPQEIEPLRINVGSRLDLVTLRLFVAIVEEGSISRAADRENIAASAVSKRIGDLEQALRVELLQRHRQGTSPTPAGQALITTRRRSCATSPISRPT; encoded by the coding sequence ATGGTGCCGCCGCAAGAGATTGAACCTCTGCGCATCAATGTCGGCTCGCGGCTAGACCTGGTGACGCTTCGCTTGTTCGTGGCAATTGTCGAGGAAGGCAGCATCTCACGCGCCGCCGACCGAGAGAATATCGCCGCCTCGGCCGTCAGCAAGCGTATCGGCGATCTCGAGCAGGCTCTGCGTGTCGAACTTCTTCAACGGCACAGGCAGGGAACGAGTCCAACCCCGGCCGGGCAGGCGCTTATCACCACGCGCAGACGATCATGCGCAACGTCGCCGATCTCGAGGCCAACCTGA